Within Bacillus sp. FJAT-45350, the genomic segment ATAATCTGTCCTCTCAGGAAGAATCGTCGCTTTGATAGAATCCTCACCTGGATTCGCAATCGGACCAATTGGCACACCGGCATAACGATACGTATTATATGGAGAGTCAATTTCTAAATCTGCAAAGGTTGTCATATAACGATGCTCTCCAATCGCATACGCAACTGTTGGATCAACCTGTAATGCCATACCTTGTTCTAAACGATTGTGTAACACACCTGAAATTAAATAACGATCTTCAGATTTTTGTGCTTCTCTTTCAACAATTGAAGCTAATGTCATAATTTCATGAATCGTGTAAGGACTATTATCTAGATCTGTTTCATACTTAAAGAAAACTGTCTCTGTCTGTCCTATCATTTTCTCAATAATTTCTTCAATTGATACATCCTCTTGATAAAAATCATAACGAGAAGGAAATAAATAACCTTCTAACGGATGTTTAATGCCTTCTTTAAAAATGTCTTCAGTTAAAATTGCAAACTTCTCTTCTAATTCTTTTAAATAATCCTCATCATTAAGAACTTCGTCGATCTCTTCCACTTCATAGTCCGTGTTGTTTGCAATAATTTCAATAACATCCGAAATCCAAAGCCCCTCTGGAACTGTAAAAACAAGCACAGGCTCTTGAATGACACGTCCTTCTTTTAACTCTTGAATGATATCATCTAAACTCATTGTCTTAGATAATTCATAATCACCTGCCTGGAACCCTGTCTCATTCTTATATCGAACATAATATCTGAAGAAAGTACCACTTTTAATTACTCCTTCATTCTCAAGGATTTGACCTATCTGTGTACTAGATGAACCTATTGGAATAGAAACTTCTACAGGAGACTCATCATTTATATCAACCGGACCAACCGCTGATTTCACATATAAAAAACTACTTATTAATGCTATAGAACAAACAACGACAATTGCCAGTACACAAAAGAAGACAATCTTCCGAACAATTTTTGCTTGAGCCACTTTTTCCGCATACTTTCTATCATACTCTTGCTTATCTTTCTTCTCTGTCATTTGTATCCCCCCTTCACCTGTCTCATTATACTATAATAACGCAAATTTTCGATAAAAATGTAGAAAAAAAGCAATCGAGGTGGATTTCCTCGATTGCTTTTTGAAACTGAGGTGCTTTTCCTCAGTAATCTTTTGAACTTTTGTTTTTTATTGAGGTGGGTTTCCTCAACTTCTTTTTTTACTCTTCGTCTTGTTCCTCTTCAAAGGTATTTAGCATTTCTTCAACCATATCCCACTCTTCTTCTGTTTCAATCGTATGAAGAGTGATATCACTATCTTCGCCTTCTTCGTCTTCGTATCTGAAGGCTAATACTTCAACACCGTCTTCATCATCCTCTTCGTCGTCACCTACTGGTACTAAAAGAATGTATGATTTACCAGTTTCGTCAACTGAGAATTTAAATAGCTCTTCAAATAAATGCTCGTCCCCATTTTCATCAGGGATAATAATACGTTCTCTTTCTTGTTCCATGTCAACTACACCTCTTATTTTTATTTGCCAGCGTGATCTAAATATCCTTGTAAAATCATGACTGCTGCCATTTTATCTATTACTTTTTTTCTTTTTTTACGACTAACATCAGCTGAAATCAGCATTTTTTCTGCGGCTACAGTTGTTAATCGTTCATCCCACAGAATAATTGGGCCTGTTATATATTGCTTCAATTGCTCTGCAAACTGCTGACATGCTTCGCCACTAGGACCAATTGTACCATTCATATTTTTAGGTAAGCCTACAACTACCTTTTCAATATCATAGTCTTTCACAAGTTTAGCAATTGATTCAAAAACTAACATTGGATCTTCTTCCTCTGTCCGTCTAATTGTATCATGCCCTTGTGCCGTCCATCCTAATTCGTCACTTATAGCAATACCAACAGTCTTCGTTCCTACATCTAAACCTAATATCCTCATTAGTACTCCTTATTATAGGACGTTCAAGTAATTCTTCGTATTTGAACCCCGTTTTTAGTGCTGTGATAAGATTCATACGACTCCCGCGTTTACATAAAACGATTACCGATAAAACAGGATTACTTATCTTCCTTCTTTGTAGCTAAATAAGACTTTACAAGTTCCTCGATTAGCTCGTCCCGTTCTAGTTTTCTTATAATCGTTCTAGCCTCATTATGTCTAGGAATATAGGCTGGATCCCCTGATAGCAAATAACCAACTATTTGATTAATCGGATTATAGCCTTTTTCCTCAAGAGCTTCATATACAGTAAGAAGCACTTCTTGGACATCAACTTGGGCAGCGTCATCATGGAAATTAAATTTCATCGTATTGTCCATAGAGCCCATCACAAACACCTCTTTCTAAAACTATCTAAGTTTAACATGGTAAAACCACATTTTGCACAGACCAGAAAATATTACTCAATTTTAATTGTACACTACTTCTATCGAATTAGGAAACTGATTTAATATATTCTTCAACAAATGCAAGTGCCTCTTCAAGTTGCTCAGGATTCTTTCCACCTGCTTGTGCCATATCTGGACGACCACCGCCGCCACCACCGCAACGTGTAGCAACTTCCTTTACGATTTTACCTGCATTATAGCCTTGTCCAATTAAGTCCTTTGTTACAGCAGCAACGATATTAACTTTCCCATTGTTTGCTGCCCCAAGAACGATCACACCTGACTCTATGCTTGTTTTAAGATTATCTACGATTGAACGTAAGCTATCCATGTCGCTAGCATTTACTTTTTTCGCTAAAAGAGATACACCATTTACATCAATTGTCTCGTTAACCAAATTCCCTGCTTCCATGTTACCCAATTTTGCTGATAATGATTCATTATCTTTTTGTAAGTCTTTAATTTGTTGTTGCATTGAATCAATACGGCTTGGCACATCCTTTAAATTCTTCGCTTTTAATCCAGTAGCTGCATCTCGTAAAAGGTCAATTTGGCTGTTCATAAATTCATAAGCACCTTTACCAGTTACTGCTTCAATACGTCGTACCCCTGCACCAATACCTGATTCAGAAACAATCTTAAATAAGCCAATCTCAGACGTGTTATTCACATGACAACCGCCGCATAGCTCAATACTGTATTCACCAACTGTTACAACACGTACAACACTGCCATATTTTTCACCAAATAGAGCCATTGCACCCATTGCTTTTGCTTCATCAATATTCTTGACTGCAATATCAACAGCAATTGCATTCCATACTTTTTCATTTACGATAGCTTCAATTTTTGTAAGCTCTTCAGGTGTAACTTGCCCAAAGTGAGAGAAGTCAAAACGTAGACGGTCTTCAGATACTAATGAACCAGCTTGGTTTACATGCTCCCCTAGTGTATCTTTTAATGCACGGTGAAGAAGGTGAGTCGCTGTATGATTTTTGACGATACCAATTCGACCTGTATCTTCAATAATCGCCTTTATCTTTTCACCCTTTCTCACTGTTCCTTCAGTTACAACTGCAGTGTGAAGGTGTTGTCCATTTGGTGCTTTTTGTACATCATTTACTTTGACAATAAAACCGTTACCATTGATTGTACCTTTATCTGCAACTTGTCCACCGCTTTCTGCATAGAAAGGTGTTTCGTTTAAAATTAACTGAATCTCATCGTCAACACCAGCAAAGTCGACAAACTGCTTGTCCTTGATAATTATCTCTACTACTGCATCGTGACTTAAACGATCGTAACCAACGAATGTACTATCTACATTTAGTTCTCCTAATAATTGATCTTGAATTTGCATAGAGTCCGATTCTTGACGGGCAGCACGAGCACGCTCTCTTTGCCCTTCCATTTCCTTCTCAAAGCCTTCTCGATCAATTGTAAAACCTTTTTCCTCTGCATACTCTTCTGTTAAATCGACTGGGAAGCCATATGTATCATATAAGCGGAACACATCACTACCAGGAATCACTTTGTTTCCTTTTTCCTCAGCTTCTTTAATTACCTTAGATAGCATTGTTAACCCTTCATGAAGAGTTTCATGGAAGCGTTCTTCTTCGTTTTTAATTACTTTTTGTATAAAATCTGTTTTCTCTTTTACTTCTGGATAGAAATCTACCATGATTTCTCCAACAACTGGAACAAGTTCAAACATAAATGGACGTTCGATATTAATTAATTTTGCATAACGAACAGCACGGCGAAGTAAACGTCTTAATACATAGCCACGACCTTCATTTGATGGAAGCGCACCGTCTCCAATCGCAAATGTAACTGTACGAATATGGTCAGCAACTACTTTAAAAGCTACGTCAATATCTTTTTCTTTACCGTATGCTACTCCTGCAATCTCTTCAGTTGCTTTAATAATTGGCATAAATAAATCTGTATCAAAGTTCGTTGGAACATCTTGAATTACTGAAACCATACGTTCAAGACCCATCCCTGTATCAATGTTCTTCTTTGGAAGTGGTGTATATGTACCATCAGGGTTATGGTTAAATTGTGAAAATACTAAGTTCCAAACTTCTAAATACCTTTCATTTTCTCCACCAGGATATAGTTCTGAATCATTCGGATCATCACCATACTCAGGTCCTCTGTCATAAAAAATCTCAGTGTTAGGTCCACTTGGCCCTTCACCAATATCCCAGAAATTCCCTTCCAGACGGATGATACGCTCTTCAGGTACCCCAATCTTTTTGCTCCAATAATCATATGCTTCGTGATCTTCAGGATGTACAGTGACTGATAATTTCTCTGAGTCCCATCCAATCCACTTGTCACTTGTTAGGAACTCCCACGCCCATTCAATTGCTTCTTCTTTAAAATAATCTCCAATCGAGAAGTTTCCTAACATTTCAAAGAAAGTATGGTGACGAGCTGTTTTTCCTACATTTTCAATATCATTTGTACGAATTGATTTTTGCGCATTTGTAATTCTAGGGTTTTCGGGAATAACACGACCATCAAAGTATTTCTTTAATGTTGCAACACCACTATTAATCCATAATAATGATGGGTCTTCGTGTGGCACTAATGATGCACTAGGCTCAATATCATGTCCTTTTTCCTTAAAAAAATCTAAATACATTTGTCTTACTTCAGCAGATGAGAGCTTCTTCATTTTATAAAACCTCCTATTTTTTTTAATTTTCTTTTTATAAGTGCGTGTATACAAAAAACTCCCATCCCTAAAACAGGGACGAGAGTATTAATCACGCGGTACCACCCTGGTTAAAGTGAATCGATATTCGATTTCACAATCACCTCTAGACGTAACGTGTCAAGACGGCAGGTTTTTCCCTGCACTTAGGAGTAGCTTTCTGTTACTCTTCGTCTAGTCCCTTTTCCAGCCAAGAAGGCACCTCTCTTAAGACGGGCTGTAACATACTCATTCCTTCAACGTGTTTATTTTATGTACTTTACTAATTCAACAGTTAATATTATAGAAATTGTCGTTATTAATGTCAATCCTTGTTTGAATTTGCCCTAATATGCAGTACTATTACCTTTACAATCGAAAGAATAGGCACAGCCAGTACTAAACCAATAATCCCTCCTATTTCAATCCCAAGTATTAGTGCTAACATAATAATCACAGGGTGTGTGTGTAGTGTTCTACCTACAATAACAGGTGATAATATATTTCCTTCAATTTGTTGCAAAATTAAAATTACCAACCCAGTATATATTAACATTTGCCATGATTGTAGAGCAGCGACAATTAATGCTGGTACTGCACCAAGAAAGGCACCAAAGTATGGGATAATATCCGTCATACCAATAAATAACCCTAAAAGAACTGCATACGGGAGCCCAATAAGATAAAGTCCAGTGGTTGCTATTACGCCAACACTCATTGAAACAAGAATTTGACCACGAATATAGTTTCCAAAGGATTGATCAACATCACGTATAAAACGAATCCCTCTTCTTCTCCAACGTTTTGGAGTTAAGTACCACGCCACTTTTTCAACTAACTGATAGTCTTTAAGTAGATAAAAAACAAGGAATGGAACGATAATGAAGTATATAAAAGAGCTAAAAATACCCATAATCATAGCTATAATCCGTTCAAAAATATCCTCTACTACTTCCTCAAGACCAAGGAGCCATTCATCGATCTGATTTTGTATACCAACAGGCATATTAGCCACATGTTCATTAAAAAGAGTCAACCATCGTTGCACTTCTTCTACATATTGTGGAATATTTTCAACTAATTCCTTAATTTGCTCGACAACATAAGGAGCACCTTTAAAGCCTAGGTAAGTTAATCCACCAAAAAATAAAAAATAAATAATAAGTACAGCAACAGGTCTTGGTAATCCTGAATCATGTGTCCATTCAATAACTGGATGAAGTAAATATGTTATGAGAGCAGCGAATAAAAAAGGAATCGCCACAGACGTTATAACATCCAAAACTGGTTTCCACATCGGTGCTAATTTCATAAAGACATATACACACAACAAAATGAGAAGAAAATTTGTTATTTTAATAAGCCATTGCATGCTTGACGTTTTTTCCATAATAGCCCTCCATAACCGTAGTTTGTACAGGAAGTGAAAAGACTATAAGAATAAGTTTAAAAAGGTTAGCATTTAATAAAAAAAAGGAAAAGTGCATCCCAACACTTTCCCCCTTCTATAGATTATGCAAATGTTTTTGTTAAACGTTTACGCATCTTTCTAACTGTAGAACGTTTGGGCATGAGTTCTTCTACATTGCCGTTTGTAATCGGTTGAATCATTTTCATAAATCGTTTACGTGTACGTCGATCTCTCATGGAATATGCTGCAGCCCCAAGGCTAGCGACAAACAACGATCTCATTGCTCTGCCCATTGTGATCACCACCGTTTTAGATTTACATTTCAACACTCATGTCCCTATCTTCAAATAAGTCATCTAATGAACTTAGTGAGCCGTCTTCTTCCACTTGATGAAGCGAGAGTTTACCATTCGTAATCGTCATCTCAACAAAGCAATTCCAGCAATAGTATTGATTTGTTCCAATCTTACCAATATCTTTGCAATTACAGTTTGGGCACTGCATCATTGGGCCTCCTTTAGCTTATATCAATCACGAGTATATCTTTACCAATTTTTATTGGTTCGTTGGTTTTAATCACTTTTTTTCCTTCTTTGATATCAGCAATAAAACCTTCCGTTACCTCATACCCTATGATTGTGCCCAATTCTTCCATAAAATATACATCTTCTACCAGGCCCAACTTCTCCCCTTCGACCGTTAGCAACGGTTTTCCAGAAAGTCGCTCTTTCCCCTCTTTTAAAGCAAAGTAGTGATGATGATGTTTAACAAATGGTTTCAGTTTTTCTGACTCCTTCACCATTATCCCATCATACCCAAATCCTGTAATTGCTTCCCGTGGTACGAACAAATCACGATTTAACCAGCCTTTTTTATCGACTAGAAATCCAGTAACTATGCAATGCTCATTGATAAACAGATCTTCGATGATACCAATCTCGGCTCCGTTACTGGCATTATAGACGGTTTGACCATACATAGTTGAAAATGTCCGCAAAGCGCTCGCCACCCTTCCGAACATTTATAGTCTATGGAGCATCACCACACCTCATCCTAGTCTGATATTTCCATGAGCAATTGTGGGTCAATTGGTTAAAGGTCCTTTTTTTCTCCGAACTCCAACTGTAACTTCTCCTGTAATTGTGAATTACGATTTGATTCATCCTCACGTGCGATTGCTTGCTCAAAAGCTGGCAATTCCCCACATAAAATCAAATAATCCTTTGCCCTAGTAATCCCTGTATAGATTAATTTTCTCCGTAACATACGATAATACCCACGAACTACAGGCATAATAACAATTGGAAATTCACTTCCTTGCGACTTATGAATGGATGAACAAAATGCATGAGTAATTTGATTGAAATCTTTTTTCGAATAGACTACCTCAGTACCATCAAAGGAGATGACAAGCTGGTCTTGTTTTTCCACATTTTCTTTGGCATAAAAAATGGCTACGATTTCACCTCTGTCCCCATTGTATACATGTTCCTCTGAATTATTAACTAGCTGTAAAACGACATCACCGGTTCTAAATATGATTTCACCATGACGAAGCTCTCTTCGACCTTCAATCTGTGGATTAAACAATTGCTGTAGTTCAACATTTAATTTTTCGATACCAGCATTCCCTCTATACATCGGAGCTAGGACTTGTACTTCCTTTGCCGTATATCCTTTTTTAATTGCATTTGCACAAACCTTAATTACAGCCTCAACCACTTGATTTTGGTCACATGTAAAGAAACGTCTGTCATTTTGAGGCTGTAATAAATCTGTCGGAGCCTTCCCATCTTTAATTTCATGGGCTAATTTAATAATAGAGGATCCTGCTGCTTGACGGTAAATATCAGATAATGAAACAGTCGGAATAACTTTCGAACGAAGTAAATCACTAAGTACTTGTCCTGGTCCTACGGACGGAAGTTGATCTTGGTCTCCCACTAGAATAACTTGCATTTCTTTAGGAACTGATTTAAATAATTGATTTGCTAACCAAATATCAACCATCGATGTTTCGTCAACTATTAAAATTGAACCTTCCAATGGCTCATACTCATCTTTTTCAAATCCCCCACTATTACCTTTCCAGCCTAATAATCGATGGATCGTAAAAGAAGGTAGACCTGTTGCTTCTCCCATACGTTTAGCTGCTCGACCAGTAGGTGCTACTAATACAAAGGGGAATGTATCCTCTTTTCGATAATCTTTAGGGTCTAATGACAATCCATGAAGCTTTGCATAAACTTCAACAATTCCTTTTATGACAGTTGTTTTCCCAGTACCAGGACCTCCAGTTAGAATCATTAGTGGAGAAGATAATGCTTTTTGAATCGCATCTTTCTGTGATTCTGCGTACTCTATTTTAAGTGATTCTTCAAGTTCTCCTAATGCCTTTAGAAACTCAGCATCACATAAATCAATCTCTTCTTCTCTATCCGTCAATAACCGTTTAATATTTGTGACTATGCCCTTTTCAGCAAAATAAAGTGTCTTTAAATAAACTCTTTCATCCTCTAATACGATTTTTCCATCCTCATCCAAAGTAAGTAGCTGTTCCTTAGCTTCCTCAACCGTTATATGACATGATGAGTTAGATAAGAGCTTACTGGCTTCTTCGACCAATTCCTCACAATTTAAATAAACATGTCCTTCCTGTAAACAAAGTTCATTCAATAGAAACAAACAGCCTGCTCGAATACGTTCTGGATGATTATCGGAAATCCCAATTGCTTCTCCAAGCATATCTGCTTTTTTAAAACCGATCCCTTCCACATCCATTATGAGCTGATATGGATTCGTTTGAACAATATCAAGTGTTTGTTGTTTATAAACTTGATATATTTTCATTGAAAGCTCAACCCCGAACCCGTATTTAGAAAGAGCAATAATAACCTGTTCAACCCCTTGATGCTCAACTAATTGTTCATAGAGAAGATCCACTTTATCTTTTGCTAATTTAGGGATCGTTTGTAAGACAGATTTATCTTCAACAATCCTCGTTATTGCTCTATCCCCTAATGATTTCACAATTGTTTCCGCAGTCTTTTTACCAATACCGGGAAAACGATCACTCGATAAATATTGAATTAAGCCATGTGTTGTTTGAGGAATATCTCGGCGAAATTGTTCAACCTGATACTGTAACCCAAACCGTGGATGATCTGTTAATTGTCCAAAAAACAAATACACATCATTTGGTTCAATTTTTGGCAGTGTACCGACAATTGTGATTTTTTCTTCTTTTACATTTTCAGTTGTATCATGTATTTTAACTGATGCGACTGTATAAAAGTTTTCATCATTATGGAATATAACATGAACAACTTCCCCTTTTATAAATGGTTGTTCGGATGTTGAAGCTTGATTCTCTGGCATGATTCTTCGCTCCCTAATTTTCTAGCAATTCCTCCATTTTCTTCTTTCCATGGCCTGCAAGTAAATGATCAGGTTGTACCTCTATTGCCCGGTCAAAGTAATGAAGTGCTTTTTTTGCATTCTCTTTATATGCATAAGCAACACCTAGATTAAAATAGGCATCCGCATGATTCTCATTTCTTTCTATAACCTCTATAAATACTTTCATTGCTTCGTCAATTTGCTCTAATTGAGCTAGACATAATCCATATTGAAACT encodes:
- a CDS encoding PRC-barrel domain-containing protein produces the protein MRTFSTMYGQTVYNASNGAEIGIIEDLFINEHCIVTGFLVDKKGWLNRDLFVPREAITGFGYDGIMVKESEKLKPFVKHHHHYFALKEGKERLSGKPLLTVEGEKLGLVEDVYFMEELGTIIGYEVTEGFIADIKEGKKVIKTNEPIKIGKDILVIDIS
- the alaS gene encoding alanine--tRNA ligase codes for the protein MKKLSSAEVRQMYLDFFKEKGHDIEPSASLVPHEDPSLLWINSGVATLKKYFDGRVIPENPRITNAQKSIRTNDIENVGKTARHHTFFEMLGNFSIGDYFKEEAIEWAWEFLTSDKWIGWDSEKLSVTVHPEDHEAYDYWSKKIGVPEERIIRLEGNFWDIGEGPSGPNTEIFYDRGPEYGDDPNDSELYPGGENERYLEVWNLVFSQFNHNPDGTYTPLPKKNIDTGMGLERMVSVIQDVPTNFDTDLFMPIIKATEEIAGVAYGKEKDIDVAFKVVADHIRTVTFAIGDGALPSNEGRGYVLRRLLRRAVRYAKLINIERPFMFELVPVVGEIMVDFYPEVKEKTDFIQKVIKNEEERFHETLHEGLTMLSKVIKEAEEKGNKVIPGSDVFRLYDTYGFPVDLTEEYAEEKGFTIDREGFEKEMEGQRERARAARQESDSMQIQDQLLGELNVDSTFVGYDRLSHDAVVEIIIKDKQFVDFAGVDDEIQLILNETPFYAESGGQVADKGTINGNGFIVKVNDVQKAPNGQHLHTAVVTEGTVRKGEKIKAIIEDTGRIGIVKNHTATHLLHRALKDTLGEHVNQAGSLVSEDRLRFDFSHFGQVTPEELTKIEAIVNEKVWNAIAVDIAVKNIDEAKAMGAMALFGEKYGSVVRVVTVGEYSIELCGGCHVNNTSEIGLFKIVSESGIGAGVRRIEAVTGKGAYEFMNSQIDLLRDAATGLKAKNLKDVPSRIDSMQQQIKDLQKDNESLSAKLGNMEAGNLVNETIDVNGVSLLAKKVNASDMDSLRSIVDNLKTSIESGVIVLGAANNGKVNIVAAVTKDLIGQGYNAGKIVKEVATRCGGGGGGRPDMAQAGGKNPEQLEEALAFVEEYIKSVS
- a CDS encoding AI-2E family transporter, producing the protein MEKTSSMQWLIKITNFLLILLCVYVFMKLAPMWKPVLDVITSVAIPFLFAALITYLLHPVIEWTHDSGLPRPVAVLIIYFLFFGGLTYLGFKGAPYVVEQIKELVENIPQYVEEVQRWLTLFNEHVANMPVGIQNQIDEWLLGLEEVVEDIFERIIAMIMGIFSSFIYFIIVPFLVFYLLKDYQLVEKVAWYLTPKRWRRRGIRFIRDVDQSFGNYIRGQILVSMSVGVIATTGLYLIGLPYAVLLGLFIGMTDIIPYFGAFLGAVPALIVAALQSWQMLIYTGLVILILQQIEGNILSPVIVGRTLHTHPVIIMLALILGIEIGGIIGLVLAVPILSIVKVIVLHIRANSNKD
- the mltG gene encoding endolytic transglycosylase MltG: MTEKKDKQEYDRKYAEKVAQAKIVRKIVFFCVLAIVVVCSIALISSFLYVKSAVGPVDINDESPVEVSIPIGSSSTQIGQILENEGVIKSGTFFRYYVRYKNETGFQAGDYELSKTMSLDDIIQELKEGRVIQEPVLVFTVPEGLWISDVIEIIANNTDYEVEEIDEVLNDEDYLKELEEKFAILTEDIFKEGIKHPLEGYLFPSRYDFYQEDVSIEEIIEKMIGQTETVFFKYETDLDNSPYTIHEIMTLASIVEREAQKSEDRYLISGVLHNRLEQGMALQVDPTVAYAIGEHRYMTTFADLEIDSPYNTYRYAGVPIGPIANPGEDSIKATILPERTDYLFFYARFNGEVIYNETYQEHNRVHQQYRDEWVEGRQD
- a CDS encoding IreB family regulatory phosphoprotein — protein: MGSMDNTMKFNFHDDAAQVDVQEVLLTVYEALEEKGYNPINQIVGYLLSGDPAYIPRHNEARTIIRKLERDELIEELVKSYLATKKEDK
- a CDS encoding DUF1292 domain-containing protein, with translation MEQERERIIIPDENGDEHLFEELFKFSVDETGKSYILLVPVGDDEEDDEDGVEVLAFRYEDEEGEDSDITLHTIETEEEWDMVEEMLNTFEEEQDEE
- the recD2 gene encoding SF1B family DNA helicase RecD2, giving the protein MPENQASTSEQPFIKGEVVHVIFHNDENFYTVASVKIHDTTENVKEEKITIVGTLPKIEPNDVYLFFGQLTDHPRFGLQYQVEQFRRDIPQTTHGLIQYLSSDRFPGIGKKTAETIVKSLGDRAITRIVEDKSVLQTIPKLAKDKVDLLYEQLVEHQGVEQVIIALSKYGFGVELSMKIYQVYKQQTLDIVQTNPYQLIMDVEGIGFKKADMLGEAIGISDNHPERIRAGCLFLLNELCLQEGHVYLNCEELVEEASKLLSNSSCHITVEEAKEQLLTLDEDGKIVLEDERVYLKTLYFAEKGIVTNIKRLLTDREEEIDLCDAEFLKALGELEESLKIEYAESQKDAIQKALSSPLMILTGGPGTGKTTVIKGIVEVYAKLHGLSLDPKDYRKEDTFPFVLVAPTGRAAKRMGEATGLPSFTIHRLLGWKGNSGGFEKDEYEPLEGSILIVDETSMVDIWLANQLFKSVPKEMQVILVGDQDQLPSVGPGQVLSDLLRSKVIPTVSLSDIYRQAAGSSIIKLAHEIKDGKAPTDLLQPQNDRRFFTCDQNQVVEAVIKVCANAIKKGYTAKEVQVLAPMYRGNAGIEKLNVELQQLFNPQIEGRRELRHGEIIFRTGDVVLQLVNNSEEHVYNGDRGEIVAIFYAKENVEKQDQLVISFDGTEVVYSKKDFNQITHAFCSSIHKSQGSEFPIVIMPVVRGYYRMLRRKLIYTGITRAKDYLILCGELPAFEQAIAREDESNRNSQLQEKLQLEFGEKKDL
- the ruvX gene encoding Holliday junction resolvase RuvX codes for the protein MRILGLDVGTKTVGIAISDELGWTAQGHDTIRRTEEEDPMLVFESIAKLVKDYDIEKVVVGLPKNMNGTIGPSGEACQQFAEQLKQYITGPIILWDERLTTVAAEKMLISADVSRKKRKKVIDKMAAVMILQGYLDHAGK